A window of Variovorax paradoxus genomic DNA:
GTCAGCGCATGCGACAGGCCCGGCATAGCGCAGAGCGCGGAAAAGGCACAGAAGGCGGCGGCTCCGCGCGCGCGGCGTGGCGTCATGGGGCGGCGCTCCTGACCGAGTAGAGGGCGCCGTCCTGGTCGCGGAACAGCACGCGTCCCGGCTGGTCGTCGAAGCTCGCGCCGGCCACGGTCACCCACGAGCCGTTGACATTGAAGCGCGCGGTCTTCACCGCGCCGGAGCGTGCGCCGGCGATGTCCATCGCCACCGCGCGCAGGGTCTGCGTCATCGAGTCGCGCATCACGCCGCGCAGCACCTGCCCGTCGTCGGCCGTGAGGCGGCGGATGACGGCCGCGCGCGCCGTACCGCCGATGGGCGTCTGGAAGATGGCGGCGGCGCGGTAGCTGGGCTCGCTCTTGCCGTCCTGCCACAGCAGCGCGGAGGCGCGCGTGGTGAATGCGCCGAGGCCGGGCTCGAGCGCGTATTGCAGCCACACCACCATGTACGCGGGGCCGTTCCGGGTGGCGGCGATGCGGGCTTCGTGCGCTGCCTTGACCGGCATGGCGGCAAGCAGCTGCGCCGAGCGGATCTTCAGCGGAAAGGAGCTGGGTTCGGCCATTTGCACTTCGAGCGCGCGGGCGGCCTCGGCGCGGTAGTCGTAGTCGAGCAGCGGGCCGACGATGGCCTGCACCTCGGCGCTCATGTCCTTCTGGCGCGACTGCTGCACCGAGGAATCGATCAGCGCGCCGATCAGCCCGCCGCCGGTGGCCGCGCTCACGCCCGGCGACTGCGCCGAGAACATGAAGCTCTCCTGCGCGACGACCACGCGCACATCCACCTCCCGGACCTTGCCCCGGTCCGCGGCCGACAGCGGCCGGTGAAACGGCGCGCAGGCGCCGAGCGCCATGAGCAGCGACAGCGCCAACAGGAAACGCAGCATCTTTGGGCCTCCCCCCGCGAAATGCATCGGCGCCGATTGTGCCGCGACCGGGCGTGCCGCGGCGCACATCGCGCGTGCCTGCGTCAGAATCGCCGCGTGCCGCCCACAACCGCCCCCACCCCTCCCCTCTTCCACGTCAGCCGGCTGCGCAAGCGCTATGGCGAGACCACGGTCGTCGACGACCTGTCGTTCGAGATCGCGCCCGGCGAATGCCTGGGCGTGATCGGCCCGAACGGCGCCGGCAAGACCACCACCATCCGCATGTGCCTGGGCCTCACGGCGCCCGACGGCGGCGAGATCTCCGCACTGGGCCTGCAGATGCCGCGCGACGCGCTGGCCATCAAGGCGCAGCTGGGCGTGGTGTCGCAGTTCGACACGCTCGACCCCGACTTCAGCTGCGCCGAGAACCTGGTGGTGTACGGCCGCTACTTCGGCTTCGGCAAGGCCCAGGTGCGCGCGCGCGTGCCGCAGCTGCTGGAGTTCGCGGCGCTGTCGCACAAGGCCGACGCCAAGCCGGGCGAGCTGTCGGGCGGCATGCGCAGGCGTCTGTCGCTGGCGCGAGCGCTGGTCAACGACCCCAAGCTGCTGCTGCTCGACGAGCCGACCACCGGGCTCGACCCGCAGGCGCGACACCTGATGTGGGAGCGGCTGCAGGTGCTGCTGCAGCAGGGCAAGTCGATTTTGCTGACCACGCACTTCATGGACGAGGCCGAGCGCCTGTGCTCGCGCCTGCTGGTGCTCGACCACGGCCGCAAGATCGCCGAGGGCCGCCCGCGCGACCTGATCGCCGAGCACCTGGAGCCCGACGTGGTCGAGGTGTACGGCAACGGCGCGCTGTCGCTGGCCGAGTCGGCCGAGCTCAAGGCGATGGCCGCGCGCGTGGAGGTGAGCGGCGAGACGGTGTTCTTCTACACGCAGGACGCGCGGCGGCTGCTCGAAGCGCTCACGCGCCACGGCGGGCTGCGCACCTTTCACCGGCCGGCGAACCTCGAGGACCTGTTCCTCAAGCTCACCGGTCGCCAGATTCGCGAGGACGGCTAGGCCATGAACACGACGACAACAACGAACGCGCCAGCCTCGCCCTCGGTCTGGCGCGCGCCCGAAATCTCGCTGCGCTGGTGGCCGGTGTTCCTGCGCAACCTGCTGGTGTGGCGCAAGCTGGCCATTCCCAGCCTGATCGGCAACATCGCCGAGCCGCTGATCTGGCTGGTGGCCTTCGGCTACGGCATGGGCGCGCTGGTGGGGCAGGTGTCGGTGGACGACGTGAAAGTGCCGTACATCCTGTTCCTGGCGAGCGGATCGATCTGCATGAGCGCGATGAACGCGGCGAGCTTCGAAGCGCTGTACTCGGCCTTCTCGCGCATGCATGTTCAGAAGACCTGGGACGGCATCATGAACGCGCCGGTCGGGCTCGACGACATCGTGCTGGCCGAGATGCTCTGGGCCGCGTTCAAGTCGATCTTCACGGTGACGGCCATCCTGTTCGTGATGCTGGGGCTGGGCATCAGCCACAGCCCGAAGCTCGTGGTCGCGTGGATGGTGCTGGTGGGCGCGGGCATCACCTTCTCGTCGGTTGCGCTGATCTTCAACGCGCTGGCCAAGGGCTACGACTTCTTCACCTACTACTTCACGCTGTTCATGACACCGATGATGTTCCTGAGCGGCGTGTTCTTTCCGCTGGAGCAACTGCCGGCGGCGGTCAGGGCGGTGGCCGCATGGCTGCCGCTGACCAACGCGGTGGCGCTGGTGCGGCCGCTCTTCATGGACCAATGGCCGACCGGCTGGTGGGTTCATGCGGCGGTGCTCGCGGTCTACGCGGTCGTTGCCTTCTGGATCGCGCTGGCGTTGACGCGCAAGCGGTTCAAGGGCTGACCACGCCCTGGCCCCGGCCAGCCGCGTCCGCCGCGCAGTTCTTCGCGCCGCGCTCGCCCTTGGGCAGCACGATGCCCCAGCGCATGCGCAGGCTGTTGCGCTCGTCGGTGCCGGCCCACGGAATGTCCAGCGTGCCGCGGCAGTCGGCCAGGGCGAGCCGGGGTTCGAGCAGCGCGCCTTCGGAGCGGAACTCGTGCGTGTCGAGGATCAGCACCATGCCGCCTTCGCGCTCCAGAGTGCCGGCAGGCAGCCACGGCGAGTTGCGCTCGTCGCCGTCGATCAGCAGCTGCGTCGACGAGTCCATCTTCAGCGCCACCGCGCCCGCGAACCAGGTGTCGCCCACGAGCAGCTTGAAAGGCTGATCACCGACGCGCTCGCGCCAGATGACGCGCACGGCATCCGCGACCTCTTGCGCCGGCAGGTTGGCGCGGGTGATGTAGCCGAGCCGCTTGCTCAGCACGCCGTCGACCCAGCCCTGGCCGAGCGCGCCGGCCACGTGCAGCACCGCCACCGTGACGATCACGCCGCGCCACCGGCGGCGGCTCCAGCGTTCCGCCTCGAGGCCGGGCAGCACGGCCACGGCCCACAGCGCGGCGGGCAGGAAGAAGGTGGTGAGCCAGGAAGGAATCAGCGGAATCTTCAGCAGCACCGCCGCGGGAAACACCAGGCACATGGGGCCCAGCGTGGCCCAGGCCAGGAAGCGGCGGTCGAACGCGTTCAGCCCCTGCGTGGTGGCCGACGAGGGCGCTGGCGCGACGGAAGCGCGCGTGAACCAGGCCCAGCCGGCCAGCAGCAACATCGGCAACAGGCGGGACACCTGCACCAGGAACACATGCAGCAGGTGGCGGTAGCCATGCCCGTGCGTGCCCGCCGGGTGGACCGAATGGCGCGCATAGGCAATCGTGCGTGTCGAGTGCTCCAGCACCCACCACAGGTGCGGCGCCATCAGCACCAGCGCAACGCCCGCCGCCAGCAACAGGCCGCGCCGCACATGCGCGTCGCGCCACAGGCCCTGCCGCACGATGAAGGCAGCGCCCACCGCGAACTGCACCACCGCGCTGTACTTGGTGAGCATCGACAGCGCCGCGAAGACGCCCAGCAAGGCCCAGTCGCGCAGCTTCGACGATGCCGGCGCATGCAGCACGCGCCACAGCATCCACCAGTAGCCGGCCAGCGGCAGCAGCTGCACGGTGTTGTGGTTGTAGATGACCGCGCGCTGCACGTGATAGGCCACCAGCGAGCCGAGCAGCACGGCCAGCGCCGCGCGCGCCGGGCTGACCATTTCGAGCGACCAGCGCCACACCAGGTAGAGCGCGCCCACGCCGCAGCCCACGCCGGCCGCGTAGGTCAGCCAGGGCTGGCGTCCGCCCAGCAGCATCAGGGCACCCATCAGCCAGCTCGGCAGCGGCGGATGCTTGTAGTAGCTCCATTCGAAGCTGCTGCCCCAGAACAGCTCCTCGACGTTGTCCCAGGGCGGGGTCGGATAGAAAAAGCTGATCGAGAGGGTCCACAGCAGCAGCATCGCCCCCAGGGCCCACAGGACGTTGCGCCGCAAGACAGGCGATGAAGCGGCCAGGGCCGTGGTGGTTCCTGTCGAAGGAATCGGAGAGAGTCGCATACGGAGTCGGGCGGACGGGTCAGGCGAAACGCAAAGGCAGGCTGGAAACAAAAGGCCCTAGTGTGGCACGGCGTTTACCTTAACTTTACATTGCACACAATTCAATTGCTCGCTAGAATTCGACCCATGCGCTCCACACCCGTATCCGCCGACGAAATGCTCAAGCTGGACAACCAGCTTTGTTTTGCCGTGTATTCCGCCTCGCTGGCCATGACCAGGCTCTACAAGCCGGTGCTGGAAAAGCTGCAGCTCACCTACCCGCAATACCTCGTGATGCTCTCGCTCTGGGAGCACGACGGCCCCACGGTCTCCGCGCTTGGCGATCGCCTTTCGCTCGACTCCGGCACCCTCACCCCGCTGCTCAAGCGCCTCGAAGCCAGCGGCTACGTGAGCCGCGTGCGCGACGTGGCCGACGAGCGCCGGGTGCACATCACGCTGACGGCCGTCGGCCGCCAGCTCAAGACCCGCGCCGCCGACGTGCCTGAATGCCTGATGGCCGCCGCCCAGTGCTCGGTGCCCGAACTGGTTTCGCTCACCCAGCAGATCCAGACGCTGCGCGACCGCATCAGGAAAGCCGCCTGACGCAGCGCCCCCGTTTCTCCCCGCCGAGGCTGCTTGCGGCCGAAGCTTTTTCCCCAGCCTCTCTCCACTCCATCACCAAAGGAATCACCATGACCACCAAGCTCGACAAAGTGCTCTACACCGCAGAAGCCCACACCGTCGGCGGCCGTGACGGCGCAGGCAAGTCCAGCGACGGCGCCATCGACGTCAAGCTGAGCTCGCCCGGTTCCGGCAAGCCCGGCACCAACCCCGAACAGCTGTTCGCGGTCGGCTACGCCGCCTGCTTCATCGGCGCCATGAAGGCCGTCGGCCCGAAGATCGGCGTGAAGGTGCCGGAAGACGTCGCCATCGACTCCAGCGTTTCCCTTGGCCCGACGAACGGCGGCGCCGCCTACGGCATCGCCGTGAAGCTGGCGATCACGCTGCCGGGCCTGGATGCCGATGCCAAGAAGAAGCTGGTCGATACGGCTCACCAAGTCTGCCCGTACTCGAACGCCACCCGCGGCAACATCGACGTCGAACTGACGATCGCCTGATCGCCCCCCAGCGCCAATGAACAAGCGACCTGGCCACAAGCCGGGTCGCTTTTTTCATGCCCGTCGATGTCTCACGGGTGACGCCAAAAGCCGCCGCGCGATGGCGCCTTTCACCAAGCTTGGCTAACGTCGCGGCCAGCCCATCCACCAAACGCCGGAGCTTCGCCCATGAGCACCACCAGCCTTCTCATCCGCAAGGACCAGCTCGCGACCACGCGGCTGCACACCGCCACCGACGAGCCGCTGGCCGACGGCCAGGTGCGCGTGCGCATCGACAGCTTTGCGCTCACGTCGAACAACATCACCTACGCCGCCTTCGGCGACGCGATGAGCTACTGGCAGTTCTACCCGACCGGCGAAGAAGGCTGGGGCAGCATCCCCGTGTGGGGCTTCGCGAGCGTGGTGCAGTCGCTGCACCCGGGCGTGGCGGTGGGCGAGCGGCTCTATGGCTACTGGCCGATGGCCACCGGCACGGTGCTCAGCCCCGGCCGGCTGTCGCCCGAACGCTTCACCGACACGGCGCCGCACCGCGCCGAGCTGCCCGCGGTCTACAACCAGTATTTCCGCTGCGCGAGCGACCCGCTCTACACCGCCGAGTCGGAAGACACGCAATCTCTGCTGCGCCCGCTGTTCATCACCTCGTGGCTCATCGACGACTTCATGGGCGACAACGATTTCTTCGGCGCGAAGACCATGCTGCTGTCGAGCGCGTCGAGCAAGACGGCCTACGGCACCGCCTTCCAGTTGCACCAGCGCGAAGGCATCGAGGTGATCGGCCTCACCTCGCCGGCCAACGTGGCCTTCTGCGAAAGCCTGGGCTGCTACGACCGCGTCGTGACCTACGAGGCGCTCGACACCATCGCCGCCGACACGCCCTGCGTGTACATCGACTTCGCGGGCAACGGCGCGCTGCGCAACGCCATCCACGCGCGCTTCGCGAATCTCGCGTTCAGCAGTTCCATCGGCGGCACGCACGTCGAGCAGCTGGCTTCCAAGGGCGCCGGGAAAGACCTGGCCGGCCCGCGCGCCACGCTGTTCTTCGCGCCCGCGCAGATCAAGAAGCGCACGACCGAATGGGGCGCCGAGGAGTTCGGGCGCCGCATGGTGGCCGCCTGGCACCACTTCATCGCCACCGCGACCGACGCCAACAAGCCCTGGCTGCGGGCCGAGCGCCACCACGGCGGCGAGGCGGTGCAGGCCGCCTATGCGCAGGTGCTGGCAGGCAAGGGCGATCCGCGCGCGGGCCATGTCCTTTCTCTTTACAAACAACCCGGCGACGCCTGACCCCGAAAGCGCGCGTGTGGCGACAATCGCCACATGACTCCTTCTTCCGCGGCGCCCGCGAACACACATCCTTACGAGAGCCTCACGCCCGACGTGGTGCTCGACGCGCTCGCGACGCTCGGCCTGCACGGCGACGGCCGGCTCACCGGCCTGAATTCCTATGAGAACCGCGTCTACCAGGTCTACCTGGAAGATCGCAGCGCAGTGGTGGTCAAGTTCTACCGCCCCGGCCGCTGGAGCGAAGCCGAGATCCTCGAAGAGCACGGCTTCTCGCTCGAGCTGGCCGCCGGCGAAGTGCCCGCCGTGCCGCCGCTGGCCTTCGACGGCAAGACCCTGCACCACCACGCCGGCTTCGCTTTCAGCGTGAGCCCCTACCGCGGCGGCCGCGCGCCGGAGCTCGACGATTTCGAGGTGCTCGAATGGGTCGGCCGCTTCCTCGCGCGCATCCACACCGTGGGCAGCGCGAAGCCCTTCGAGGCCCGCCCCGCGCTCGACCTGCAGACCTTCGGCCTGGACTCGCGCGACTGGCTGCTGGAGAACGACAAGATCCCGATGGACGTGCAGCGCGACTGGGAAACCGCCTGCAACGCGGCGCTCGACATGGTGCGCCAGACCGCCCTGGCGCTGCAGCCGCCGGCCTCCGACTTCACTCCGCGCAAGCTGCGACTGCACGGCGACGTGCACCCCGGCAACATCCTGTGGACGCCCACCGACCGCCCCGGCGGCGGCCCGCACTTCGTCGACCTCGACGACGCGCGCACCGGCTTCGCGGTGCAGGACCTGTGGATGCTGCTGTCGGGCGACCGCGCGCAGCGCACCGCGCAGCTGTCGGGCCTGCTCGACGGCTACGAGCAGTTCCGCGAATTCGACCGGCGCGAGCTGGCGCTGATCGAGCCGCTGCGCACGCTGCGGCTCATCCACTACAGCGCGTGGCTCGCGCGGCGCTGGGAAGACCCGATCTTCCCGATCAACTTCCCGTGGTTCGGCTCCAGCGACTACTGGAAGGGCCAGATCCTCGTGCTGGAAGACCAGTGCGAACAGATGGCGGAAGACCCGCTCTACGCCTGAGCCTGCTCGGCGGCGATGCTGTCCGCCACGCCCTGCAGCAGCCGCTCGACCAGCACGTTGGCCGGCCCGCTGCGCCAGACGCCATAGGCCTCCGACTGCGCCACCGCGCGGTCGAGCGGCCTGAACACCGCGCCGCGCAAGGCTGAATTCCGCATCGCCTGCGGCACCAGCGCCACGCCCAGACCCTGCGACACCAGCGAGACCACCGCCAGCCAGTGGCGCACCTCATGCCGCACCTCGGGCAGGAAGCCGGCGTCGGCGCAGATCGACAGGATGCGCTCGTGATAGTCGGGCGAGACCTCGCGCGAGAACAGCACGAAGGGCTGCGCGCGCAGGTCGGCCGGCGCCAGCACCCGCTTGCGCGCGAGCGCATGCCCCGCCGGCAGGCAGGCCACGAACGGCTCCGACAGCAGCAGCCGGTGCTGCAGCTCGAGCGGCACGCGCCGCGTGTGGGCAAAGCCCAGGTCGAGCCGGTCGTTCAGCAGCTCGGTGATCTGCACGCCGGAATTGACCTCGCTCAAGGTGATGCGCACCGCCGGATGCTTCGCCTGGAAAGCCCGCAGCGCCTGCGGCAGGCCCCGGTACAGCATTGCGCCGACGAAGCCGATGCGCAGCCGCCCCGCCGAGCCCAGCGCCACGTCGCGCGCCTCGACCGCGGCCTCTTCCGCCTGCAGCAGCACGCGCCGCGCCGAGATGCGCAGCGCCTCGCCGGCCGGCGTGAGCCGCACTTCCTTGCTGTTGCGCTCGAACAGGCGCGCGCCCACCGTGTCTTCGAGCTGGCGGATCGCCACCGACAGCGGCGGCTGCGAGATCGAAAGGCGCCGCGCCGCCCGCCCGAAGTGCAGCTCCTCGGCGAGCACGGAGAAGTAGCGCAGGTGCCGCAGTTCCATGAATAGTCAGATCGAATCGAACAAGACCAAATCGATATTAGACACGGATCGTCGCGGCTTCAACAATGCGCCAAATCAAGGAGACAAAGCGCATGTCCGCAACGCAAGCCCATCCGATTCCCGACCGGCACGGCCAGAACCTGTTCACCACCGACGCCGAGCTGCACGCCCTGCTCGCGCTCTACCTGCCCGAAGACCTGCGCCGGCACATGCAGCCGCACTTCGAGCGCCTGGGCGGCCTTGCGGGCGGCCTGCTCGACGAGCTGGCCGGCACCGCCGACCGCAACCCGCCCGTGCTGAAGCAGCGCACGCGCACCGGGCTGGACGACCAGAAGATCCTCAAGCACCCCGCGTATGTCGAGATGGAACGCCTGGCGCTCGCCGAGTTCGGCCTGGCCGCCATCTCGCACCGCAACGAGACGCTGGGCTGGCGCGGCAAGATGCCGCCGCTCGTCAAATACGTGCTGACCTACCTGTTCGTGCAGGCCGAGTTCGGCCTGTGCTGCCCCGTGTCGATGACCGATTCGCTCACGCGCACCCTCAAGAAATTTGGCAAGCCCGAACTGGTCGCGAAGTACCTGCCGCGCCTGACCTCGCTCGACTTCGACGAACTCGCGCAAGGCGCCATGTTCATGACCGAGCAGGCCGCCGGCTCCGACATCGCCGCCACCGCCACGCTGGCCCACCAGGAGGCCGACGGCAGCTGGCGCCTCACGGGCGACAAGTGGTTCTGCTCCAACCCCGACGCCGATTTCGCGATGGTGCTGGCGCGCGCCGATGATGAATCGGGCGGTTTGCCCGGCATGAAGGGCGTGTCGCTGTTCCTGCTGCCGCGCCGGCTGGACGACGGCAGCCTCAACCACTACCGCATCATCCG
This region includes:
- a CDS encoding ATP-binding cassette domain-containing protein; the protein is MHRRRLCRDRACRGAHRACLRQNRRVPPTTAPTPPLFHVSRLRKRYGETTVVDDLSFEIAPGECLGVIGPNGAGKTTTIRMCLGLTAPDGGEISALGLQMPRDALAIKAQLGVVSQFDTLDPDFSCAENLVVYGRYFGFGKAQVRARVPQLLEFAALSHKADAKPGELSGGMRRRLSLARALVNDPKLLLLDEPTTGLDPQARHLMWERLQVLLQQGKSILLTTHFMDEAERLCSRLLVLDHGRKIAEGRPRDLIAEHLEPDVVEVYGNGALSLAESAELKAMAARVEVSGETVFFYTQDARRLLEALTRHGGLRTFHRPANLEDLFLKLTGRQIREDG
- a CDS encoding ABC transporter permease gives rise to the protein MNTTTTTNAPASPSVWRAPEISLRWWPVFLRNLLVWRKLAIPSLIGNIAEPLIWLVAFGYGMGALVGQVSVDDVKVPYILFLASGSICMSAMNAASFEALYSAFSRMHVQKTWDGIMNAPVGLDDIVLAEMLWAAFKSIFTVTAILFVMLGLGISHSPKLVVAWMVLVGAGITFSSVALIFNALAKGYDFFTYYFTLFMTPMMFLSGVFFPLEQLPAAVRAVAAWLPLTNAVALVRPLFMDQWPTGWWVHAAVLAVYAVVAFWIALALTRKRFKG
- a CDS encoding glycosyltransferase family 39 protein, coding for MRRNVLWALGAMLLLWTLSISFFYPTPPWDNVEELFWGSSFEWSYYKHPPLPSWLMGALMLLGGRQPWLTYAAGVGCGVGALYLVWRWSLEMVSPARAALAVLLGSLVAYHVQRAVIYNHNTVQLLPLAGYWWMLWRVLHAPASSKLRDWALLGVFAALSMLTKYSAVVQFAVGAAFIVRQGLWRDAHVRRGLLLAAGVALVLMAPHLWWVLEHSTRTIAYARHSVHPAGTHGHGYRHLLHVFLVQVSRLLPMLLLAGWAWFTRASVAPAPSSATTQGLNAFDRRFLAWATLGPMCLVFPAAVLLKIPLIPSWLTTFFLPAALWAVAVLPGLEAERWSRRRWRGVIVTVAVLHVAGALGQGWVDGVLSKRLGYITRANLPAQEVADAVRVIWRERVGDQPFKLLVGDTWFAGAVALKMDSSTQLLIDGDERNSPWLPAGTLEREGGMVLILDTHEFRSEGALLEPRLALADCRGTLDIPWAGTDERNSLRMRWGIVLPKGERGAKNCAADAAGRGQGVVSP
- a CDS encoding MarR family winged helix-turn-helix transcriptional regulator — protein: MRSTPVSADEMLKLDNQLCFAVYSASLAMTRLYKPVLEKLQLTYPQYLVMLSLWEHDGPTVSALGDRLSLDSGTLTPLLKRLEASGYVSRVRDVADERRVHITLTAVGRQLKTRAADVPECLMAAAQCSVPELVSLTQQIQTLRDRIRKAA
- a CDS encoding organic hydroperoxide resistance protein, with product MTTKLDKVLYTAEAHTVGGRDGAGKSSDGAIDVKLSSPGSGKPGTNPEQLFAVGYAACFIGAMKAVGPKIGVKVPEDVAIDSSVSLGPTNGGAAYGIAVKLAITLPGLDADAKKKLVDTAHQVCPYSNATRGNIDVELTIA
- a CDS encoding DUF2855 family protein, producing MSTTSLLIRKDQLATTRLHTATDEPLADGQVRVRIDSFALTSNNITYAAFGDAMSYWQFYPTGEEGWGSIPVWGFASVVQSLHPGVAVGERLYGYWPMATGTVLSPGRLSPERFTDTAPHRAELPAVYNQYFRCASDPLYTAESEDTQSLLRPLFITSWLIDDFMGDNDFFGAKTMLLSSASSKTAYGTAFQLHQREGIEVIGLTSPANVAFCESLGCYDRVVTYEALDTIAADTPCVYIDFAGNGALRNAIHARFANLAFSSSIGGTHVEQLASKGAGKDLAGPRATLFFAPAQIKKRTTEWGAEEFGRRMVAAWHHFIATATDANKPWLRAERHHGGEAVQAAYAQVLAGKGDPRAGHVLSLYKQPGDA
- a CDS encoding serine/threonine protein kinase, which encodes MTPSSAAPANTHPYESLTPDVVLDALATLGLHGDGRLTGLNSYENRVYQVYLEDRSAVVVKFYRPGRWSEAEILEEHGFSLELAAGEVPAVPPLAFDGKTLHHHAGFAFSVSPYRGGRAPELDDFEVLEWVGRFLARIHTVGSAKPFEARPALDLQTFGLDSRDWLLENDKIPMDVQRDWETACNAALDMVRQTALALQPPASDFTPRKLRLHGDVHPGNILWTPTDRPGGGPHFVDLDDARTGFAVQDLWMLLSGDRAQRTAQLSGLLDGYEQFREFDRRELALIEPLRTLRLIHYSAWLARRWEDPIFPINFPWFGSSDYWKGQILVLEDQCEQMAEDPLYA
- a CDS encoding LysR family transcriptional regulator; translated protein: MELRHLRYFSVLAEELHFGRAARRLSISQPPLSVAIRQLEDTVGARLFERNSKEVRLTPAGEALRISARRVLLQAEEAAVEARDVALGSAGRLRIGFVGAMLYRGLPQALRAFQAKHPAVRITLSEVNSGVQITELLNDRLDLGFAHTRRVPLELQHRLLLSEPFVACLPAGHALARKRVLAPADLRAQPFVLFSREVSPDYHERILSICADAGFLPEVRHEVRHWLAVVSLVSQGLGVALVPQAMRNSALRGAVFRPLDRAVAQSEAYGVWRSGPANVLVERLLQGVADSIAAEQAQA